Sequence from the Streptomyces sp. R33 genome:
CCCCCGGACCGGCTCCTTCTGCTCGACGAGGCCGGTGACGCTCAGCGCGGCCAGGGTCGCTCCGTGGAAGCCGCCCTGGAAGGTGATGATCTCCTCGCGGCCGGTGGCGGTCTTGCACAATTTGAGGGCGGCGTCGACGGCGTTGGCGCCGGTCGGCCCGCAGAAGTGGATCCGGGTGCGCTCGCGCATCGGCTCCGGCAGCATCCCGATGGTCAGGTCGGTGAACTCGTCCTTGACCGGGGTGGGGAAGTCAAGGCCGTGCACGAACTCGTCGAGCTGGCGGTGCGCGGCGGCGAGCGGCTCGGGGTGGTTGTGGCCCAGGGACAGCACTCCGGCGCCGCTGAGGAAGTCGAGGAAGACGTTCCCGTCGAGGTCCTCGACGTAGGAGCCCTTGCCGCGGCGGATCGCCATCGGCAGTTTGCGCGGGTAGGAGCGGGAGTTGGACTCCCGGCCGGCCTGGCGGTCCAGGAGCTCGGCGCTGCGCGGCCCGGGCAGCGGGCCGGTGATCACGGGGGCGCTGTAGACGCGCGGGGCCGAGACCGGGGTGTCGATCGTGGCGGTCATGGGAAACGTGGACCCTTTCCGGTCAGGCGGCGGCGAGTACGGCGCTGCGGTCGGTGGCGGTGGAGGCTGCGGTCAGGCGGGCGGTCAGGGCGTCGGTGAGGGTCGCGGCGCGCAGTGACAGGAGGCTGAAGGAGCCCGCGTCGCCGATGCCGTGGCTGGACTCGCACAGGCCGTTCAGGAAGAGCGGCGGGGTCCCGTCGGCGACCGGTTCGAGCGCGTAGTCGGCGGACACCTGCAGGCGCCCGTCCGGCTCGGTGGCGAAGAGCTTCGCGAGCGGGGCCATCAGCGGCGGGCACAGCTCCTCGTGCGGGCCGGGGCCCATGTTGCGGAAGCCGGTGGCGAGGACCGCGAAGTCCACGGTCTCGCTGATCCGCTCGCCGGTGGTGCGCTCCAGGAAGTCCAGGGCGATCCGGTCCCCGCTCTCCGGGGCCACGCCCACGGCCTCGTGGTTGCCGCGGACGAACACCTTCTGGTCGCCGTCGAGCTCCTGCTCGTAGATGGTCATGTAGAGCTCGCGCAGCACGTCGCCGTCGGCGGAGGAGTAGTTCGTGCCGTGCATGTAGGCGTCGAGGGCCTTCTTGCCCTCCCGGGAGGCCCGGAAGTAGTAGTCGGTGAACTCGGGGAAGTAGCCCTCCTCGCTGAACGGGCTGGTGTCCTTCAGCCGCAGCGAGTGCGAGCGCGTGTACGTGGTGACCTTGGTGCGCGGGAAGCGGCGGTGCAGGTCGAGGGCGAGCTCGACGGCGCTCTGGCTGCCGCCGATGACGGCCACCGACTCCGGGGCGCGTCCCTCGCCGGTCAGCTCCGCCAGCTTCGGCAGGTACTGGGTCAGGTG
This genomic interval carries:
- a CDS encoding lysine N(6)-hydroxylase/L-ornithine N(5)-oxygenase family protein; protein product: MSASTTPVYDILGIGFGPANLALAIALEERESPLTARFLEARPSPEWQPGMLLDGSDIQNHPSRDLVTLRNPRSRYTFLNYLHEQGRLLRHLNLPSEFPLRKEYAGYIRWAAGFFSHLVDCNQRAARVEIVEASGERLYEVTTMSGGRYLGRTLVMGPGRTPYVPAPYDSLRTPRIFHLTQYLPKLAELTGEGRAPESVAVIGGSQSAVELALDLHRRFPRTKVTTYTRSHSLRLKDTSPFSEEGYFPEFTDYYFRASREGKKALDAYMHGTNYSSADGDVLRELYMTIYEQELDGDQKVFVRGNHEAVGVAPESGDRIALDFLERTTGERISETVDFAVLATGFRNMGPGPHEELCPPLMAPLAKLFATEPDGRLQVSADYALEPVADGTPPLFLNGLCESSHGIGDAGSFSLLSLRAATLTDALTARLTAASTATDRSAVLAAA